From a single Chloracidobacterium sp. genomic region:
- a CDS encoding TonB-dependent receptor, translating to MAMPLTRWVNCATWLVAVMVFGFGFAAAAPTGTITGIVRDSSGAFVGGAEVTATNLATNFTRTATTNASGRYVIAELSPGEYRLEVKRDGFQTAVETRVVVNVEAIVSKDFTLVAGPISETMTVESGGDLINRESGALGTVVERKFVENLPLNGRSFQALIELTPGTVLAAASITSTGQFSINGQRTNANYFMVDGVSANFGAAVTAQSFQQGAGTQPALTILGGTNSLVPADAMQEFRVQTSSFAAEYGRTPGGQISISTRSGSNAFTGSLFHYLRNEKLDANDWFNNRDGRPRLPLRLNQFGGTLGGPIRIPGLYDGRNRSFFFATYEGLRLLVPGTIFVARVPSLAARQAAPEPFRAVLNAFPLPNAPAQPGDPPDAARYITGISDPSEVDTLSLRFDQKLGQTASAFFTFLNSPSGSRFRSFPSQENAFERNNRSLTGGVTWAIRPNLVLDTRVNFGRSRGNFDFRGVERDGAVLPPDSLIFPSFAPRATTAVSLQTIPGISGVSAANLTQGRTLGQLQRQFNLVGSVTYVVGNHELKAGADYRLLRPIQDTRALSISYVFATPASRATGVPTSISIQAFAPVTGFRIHNFSSFIQDTWRVLPRLTLTFGLRHELNPPLDGERLPFSIDGLENPLTARLAPAGVRQWRTRYTDFAPRFGIAYQFAERTGSALNELLGGWILRGGYGLFYDLGTGTALRGFNSFPYNTFRTITNPAQLRFPANEADIQPPPFLEPNNLPISSSFFVFDRNLRLPYTHHWNVTLERAIGRNNAVTISYVGAAGRRLLRSEQLRNYNEAFARQNFGLDRPVIVINPAVFGPAPSASPAAGSPVVVTRNATSSNYNALQMQYRRRLARGVQALASYTWSKSIDDVSDEAFQGIPLEGFNQRLERGPSDFDIRHTFTMAVTYDIPTFSDNPVVRALLGGWSVNGIFRARSGQPLNVISQSFDVFNIGSTRRVDLVPGQPTFIRDGNAPGGRRLNAAAFAEPARNRQGTLGRNSLRWIGANQLDFSVRRTFTLYEQLRLQFAAEFFNIFNTPNFAIPGAPGGPARLPNGNIGFNNGESSSMLGRALAGVSGTATRQTSPASGFNQLFQFGGPRSIQFSLRLAF from the coding sequence ATGGCAATGCCACTCACCCGTTGGGTCAATTGCGCCACTTGGTTGGTTGCGGTGATGGTGTTCGGCTTTGGTTTTGCGGCGGCTGCGCCGACTGGGACGATCACCGGCATTGTCCGCGACAGCAGCGGCGCATTTGTCGGCGGCGCGGAAGTCACCGCCACCAACCTCGCCACAAACTTCACCCGGACGGCGACGACGAACGCTTCCGGGCGCTATGTCATCGCCGAGCTGTCGCCGGGGGAATATCGCCTTGAAGTCAAGCGCGACGGCTTCCAAACGGCGGTTGAAACGCGCGTCGTCGTCAACGTCGAAGCCATTGTCTCCAAGGATTTTACGTTGGTTGCCGGCCCTATTAGTGAAACGATGACGGTGGAAAGCGGCGGCGATCTTATCAACCGCGAGTCAGGCGCGTTGGGGACGGTCGTTGAACGCAAGTTTGTTGAAAATCTGCCGCTCAACGGACGCAGCTTTCAGGCGCTCATTGAGTTGACGCCCGGCACGGTGCTTGCAGCGGCGAGCATCACCTCTACGGGACAATTCAGCATCAACGGGCAGCGTACCAACGCCAACTACTTCATGGTGGACGGTGTGAGCGCCAACTTTGGCGCAGCCGTCACAGCGCAGTCGTTCCAGCAGGGCGCAGGAACGCAACCGGCGCTGACGATTCTGGGCGGCACGAACAGCCTCGTGCCGGCCGACGCCATGCAGGAGTTTCGCGTTCAGACTTCAAGCTTCGCGGCGGAATACGGACGGACACCCGGCGGACAGATTTCGATCTCCACGCGCAGCGGGTCGAATGCGTTTACCGGCTCGCTATTCCATTACCTGCGCAATGAGAAGCTTGACGCCAACGACTGGTTCAACAACCGCGACGGCCGCCCGCGCCTGCCGCTGCGTTTGAATCAGTTCGGCGGCACGCTCGGCGGTCCTATCCGTATTCCGGGACTGTATGACGGACGTAATCGGTCGTTTTTCTTTGCGACGTACGAGGGCCTGCGGTTGCTCGTACCGGGGACGATTTTTGTCGCCCGCGTACCGTCGTTGGCGGCGCGGCAGGCGGCGCCGGAGCCGTTTCGCGCCGTCCTCAATGCATTCCCCCTGCCGAACGCCCCGGCGCAGCCGGGCGACCCGCCCGACGCAGCGCGCTACATCACAGGGATCTCTGACCCCTCTGAAGTGGACACCCTCAGCCTGCGTTTTGACCAGAAGCTTGGTCAGACGGCCAGCGCCTTCTTCACCTTTCTCAACTCGCCATCGGGCAGCCGGTTTCGGTCCTTCCCCAGTCAGGAGAACGCCTTTGAGCGGAACAACCGCAGCCTGACCGGCGGCGTGACGTGGGCGATCCGCCCGAATCTGGTGCTGGATACGCGGGTGAACTTCGGTCGTTCACGCGGCAACTTCGACTTCCGGGGCGTCGAACGGGACGGCGCGGTGTTGCCGCCGGACTCGCTGATTTTCCCGTCGTTTGCGCCGCGCGCAACCACGGCCGTTAGTCTTCAAACAATTCCGGGCATATCGGGCGTTTCCGCCGCCAACCTCACGCAGGGGCGAACGTTGGGCCAGCTTCAGCGCCAGTTCAATCTCGTCGGCAGCGTAACCTATGTGGTCGGCAATCACGAACTCAAAGCTGGCGCGGATTACCGCCTGCTGCGCCCGATTCAAGACACGCGGGCGCTTTCCATTAGTTATGTCTTTGCAACGCCGGCCAGCCGCGCCACCGGTGTGCCGACCTCGATTTCCATTCAGGCGTTTGCGCCGGTTACGGGCTTCCGCATCCACAATTTTTCGTCCTTCATTCAGGACACATGGCGCGTGCTGCCGCGTCTGACGTTGACCTTTGGACTGCGGCACGAACTCAACCCGCCGCTGGACGGTGAACGGCTGCCGTTTTCAATTGACGGGTTGGAAAACCCGCTGACGGCGCGGCTGGCCCCGGCCGGCGTGCGCCAGTGGCGGACGCGCTACACGGATTTTGCGCCGCGCTTTGGGATCGCGTATCAGTTCGCCGAACGCACTGGCTCAGCGCTCAATGAACTGCTTGGCGGCTGGATTCTACGCGGTGGCTACGGCCTGTTTTACGACCTCGGTACAGGAACGGCGCTGCGTGGCTTCAACAGTTTTCCCTACAACACCTTTCGAACCATCACCAACCCGGCGCAGTTGCGTTTTCCGGCGAATGAGGCCGACATCCAGCCGCCACCGTTTCTTGAACCTAACAACCTGCCCATCAGCTCCAGCTTTTTCGTTTTCGACCGCAACCTGCGGCTGCCATACACACACCACTGGAACGTCACGCTTGAACGCGCCATCGGGCGCAACAACGCCGTGACGATTTCCTACGTCGGCGCAGCCGGTCGGCGTCTGCTGCGGAGTGAGCAACTGCGCAACTACAACGAGGCGTTTGCGCGGCAGAATTTTGGTCTTGACCGCCCCGTGATTGTCATCAACCCGGCGGTGTTTGGGCCGGCGCCATCGGCGTCGCCGGCAGCCGGGTCACCGGTCGTTGTGACGCGCAACGCGACTTCCTCAAACTACAACGCGCTGCAAATGCAGTACCGGCGGCGGCTCGCGCGCGGCGTACAAGCGTTGGCGTCCTATACGTGGTCGAAATCCATTGACGACGTATCCGATGAGGCTTTTCAGGGCATTCCGCTGGAAGGTTTCAACCAACGATTGGAGCGCGGGCCGTCCGACTTCGACATCCGGCATACGTTCACGATGGCGGTGACGTACGACATCCCGACTTTCTCCGACAACCCTGTTGTCCGGGCGCTGCTGGGCGGCTGGTCGGTCAACGGCATTTTCCGGGCGCGTTCGGGACAACCGCTCAACGTCATCTCACAGTCTTTCGACGTGTTCAACATTGGGAGTACGCGGCGGGTTGACCTTGTACCGGGGCAGCCGACGTTTATCCGCGACGGCAACGCGCCCGGCGGCCGCCGGCTCAACGCGGCCGCCTTTGCTGAGCCGGCGCGCAACCGGCAGGGTACGCTTGGACGCAATAGCTTGCGCTGGATTGGAGCCAACCAATTGGACTTCTCGGTACGGCGAACATTCACGCTGTACGAACAACTGCGGCTTCAGTTTGCAGCTGAGTTTTTCAACATTTTCAACACACCCAACTTTGCGATTCCGGGCGCGCCCGGCGGTCCGGCGCGGCTGCCGAATGGGAACATCGGCTTCAACAATGGAGAGTCGTCAAGCATGCTCGGGCGGGCGCTGGCGGGCGTATCGGGAACAGCGACGCGGCAAACGAGTCCGGCAAGCGGCTTCAACCAACTTTTCCAGTTCGGCGGTCCGCGTTCAATACAGTTTTCACTGCGGTTGGCGTTTTAG
- a CDS encoding lysine N(6)-hydroxylase/L-ornithine N(5)-oxygenase family protein codes for MLDWLIVGGGIHGVHAALVLTQRADTPADRLCILDPQPSLLGRWTQCTKNVGMAFLRSPLVHHLGLGAFDLLTFARTPEGRPLAAFAAPYDRPGYALFQAHCRRLVADAELERRHLRQRAVGLSPIAERGWRVETPEGSLEARRVLLALGLSEQPAWPDWAQQLKVAGGSVWHVFDGDFHTAALPAWRKAVVFGGGITAAQLALALSTRQPGTVTLLMPHPARIHQFDSDPGWLGPKYMRAFEAEPSLVARRRMIREARHRGSIPPDVHRDLRRAVRHGEITLLEARVAKAVVAGGNVVLDLDNGDNLKTDCLLLATGFDARRPGGAWLDAAIAQWGLPTAPCGYPVVSKALRWARGLYVMGPLAELELGPTARNIAGARKAADRLAQVVERRHAKHQVGVV; via the coding sequence ATGCTTGATTGGCTGATCGTCGGCGGCGGCATTCACGGCGTCCATGCAGCGCTGGTTCTGACGCAGCGGGCGGATACGCCGGCTGACCGGCTGTGCATCCTCGATCCGCAGCCTAGCTTGCTGGGGCGGTGGACACAGTGCACCAAAAACGTCGGCATGGCGTTTTTGCGCTCGCCGCTTGTGCACCACCTTGGGCTGGGGGCGTTTGATTTGCTAACGTTTGCGCGTACGCCGGAAGGTCGCCCCTTGGCGGCGTTTGCTGCGCCCTACGACCGACCCGGCTACGCTTTGTTTCAAGCGCACTGTCGGCGATTGGTGGCGGACGCCGAACTGGAACGGCGGCATCTTCGACAACGCGCTGTTGGTCTCTCCCCGATTGCGGAACGCGGCTGGCGAGTGGAGACGCCGGAGGGAAGCCTTGAGGCGCGGCGCGTCTTGCTGGCGCTGGGGCTAAGCGAGCAACCAGCATGGCCGGACTGGGCGCAGCAGTTGAAGGTTGCTGGTGGCTCAGTATGGCATGTGTTTGACGGTGACTTCCATACGGCGGCGCTTCCGGCGTGGCGAAAGGCCGTTGTCTTTGGCGGCGGCATTACGGCGGCGCAGTTGGCGCTGGCATTGAGCACCCGGCAACCCGGAACGGTAACGTTGCTCATGCCGCACCCAGCGCGGATTCATCAGTTCGACAGTGACCCTGGTTGGCTCGGACCGAAGTACATGCGTGCGTTTGAGGCCGAGCCGTCACTGGTCGCCCGGCGACGGATGATTCGAGAAGCGCGGCATCGGGGCTCTATTCCGCCCGATGTACACCGCGACCTGCGACGCGCAGTACGGCACGGAGAAATCACACTGTTGGAAGCGCGCGTTGCAAAGGCCGTTGTTGCTGGCGGGAACGTCGTGCTTGATCTCGACAACGGCGATAATCTGAAAACGGACTGTTTGCTGTTGGCGACTGGCTTTGACGCGCGGCGGCCTGGCGGGGCGTGGCTGGACGCCGCCATAGCGCAGTGGGGCCTTCCGACCGCGCCGTGCGGCTACCCGGTTGTTTCCAAAGCGCTGCGGTGGGCGCGGGGGTTGTATGTGATGGGCCCGCTAGCCGAACTTGAACTCGGACCAACAGCGCGCAACATCGCCGGCGCGCGCAAAGCGGCTGACCGATTGGCACAGGTTGTCGAACGGCGACATGCCAAGCACCAAGTCGGCGTCGTTTGA
- a CDS encoding tetratricopeptide repeat protein, whose product MSANENQTPRQQLGITDEDFQRMGEIGAMYYEQGDLKRARIIFEGLVEVDPTSAAAHAALGALYTRTQEDELALASLEKAIALDPQMIAPYVNRAEVFLRMERYEEAIADLQRAIDLDPNEQDPGANRARAIALGIHQIVQEAAEQGGGNVQ is encoded by the coding sequence ATGAGCGCCAACGAAAACCAGACGCCGCGTCAGCAGCTTGGCATCACCGATGAGGACTTCCAGCGTATGGGTGAAATCGGCGCGATGTACTATGAGCAGGGTGACCTCAAGCGCGCCCGAATCATCTTTGAAGGGTTGGTTGAGGTTGACCCCACCAGCGCAGCAGCGCATGCGGCGCTAGGCGCGCTATACACCCGAACGCAGGAAGACGAGTTGGCGCTTGCCAGTCTGGAGAAAGCCATTGCGCTTGATCCGCAAATGATTGCCCCCTACGTCAACCGCGCGGAAGTTTTTCTGCGGATGGAGCGTTACGAAGAGGCGATCGCCGATTTGCAACGCGCCATTGATCTTGACCCGAATGAGCAAGATCCCGGCGCCAATCGGGCGCGGGCGATTGCTCTGGGTATCCACCAAATCGTACAGGAAGCCGCTGAACAAGGCGGCGGCAACGTCCAGTAA